In Larus michahellis chromosome 28, bLarMic1.1, whole genome shotgun sequence, the DNA window GgcagcagggaaggtcatggagcagatcatcttgagtgccattacaactcatataatggacaagcaggggatcaggcctagtcagcatgggatTAGgaagggcaaatcctgcctgacgaacctgatctccttctatgacaagatgacccgattattggatgagggaaaggctgtggacattgtctacctagacttttgaaaagcatttgacactgtcccccatagaattctcatggaaaaactggtggctcatggcctggatgagcatatgatcttctggatcaagcactggctgggtgGGCGGTctcaaagagtggtggtcaatggagttaaatccagctggcggccggtcacaagtggtgtccctcagggctcggtgttgggaccgtttctgtttaacatctttattgatgaccttgataaggacacagtgtatcatcagcaagtttgcagatgacacaaagctaagcagagtgttgatctgcatgaggatagggaggctctacagagagacttggatagattggaccgatgggccaatgctaacagtatgagcttcaacaaggccaagtgctgggtcctgcacttggcccacaacaaccccatgcatcgctacaggcttggggaagtgtggctggagagctgcctggcagaaaaggacctgggggttctaattgacaagcggctgaacatgagccagcagtgtgcccaggtggccaagagggccagtggcatcctggcttgtattagaaatagtgtgaccagcaggagggaggtgattgtccccctgtactcagcactggtgaggccaccccttgagtattgtgtccagttctgggcacctcaatatgagagagatctcaaGGTGCTGAAGCGAgcacagaggagggcaacgaagctggtgaagggcctggagaataaatcttatgaggagcgatggaaagagctgggactgtttagtttgaggaagaggaggctgaggggagacctcatcgctccctacaactacttgaaaggacattgtagagaggctggtgctggtctcttctcacaggtaattagcgatagaccaagagggaatgggttcaagctgcagcaggggaggtttaggctggacattaggaaaaaattcttcccagaaagagtggtcagacactggaataagctgcccagggaggtggtggagtcaccatccctgaatgtgtttaagactcgtttagatgtggtgttaagggatatggtgtaggggagaactttgtagagtggagttgatggttggactcgatgatcccaagggtcttttccaacctaaatgattctatgattctatgaagatgaTGGGCTGAACCTGCACATCTCACTCAGGGTGAACAAGCAATGCTGAACAAGCATGGGTCATTTTAACTCCCCTCTATGTTTCACCTCATTTTTTTACCCTCAGTTTCCCCCAGTCACTCACCTTTCTTCACAGCACAGTAGCTGgctgcagccaggaggaggagggagacggCCACCACTCCCAGAACGATGCCTGTGGGGAAGGTGTGGACAACTGGGGGATAGGGATCTGGGAGAGACAGAAGGTGTTGGGGAAGAGAGGACGTCACggggagaagcagagagcaggagatgCCCTTGGAGCCAGGCACAATCCCAGCTGATGAACCTCCCCATATTCTGGTGCCAGCAGCCCAGCATCCCTCGGCTCGAtgctgggggacactgggtgtgtggggagggaaTGACTCACCTGGGGTGGATGGCCCTGCCGGGGAGCTGGACGTGCTgcctgggaggagaaagggagagggtgAGAGTCTCCAGCTCTCCCAGGTGCTGCACAGACTAAGCACCTGTGGGGACCCACCATCTATCAACCCTCGTGATAAATCAATCGATGCATTGCTGTGGCTCTGGATTAGATCTGGCACCACCACTCTGCCCGTCCCACgatgctggggcaggagaggagcaggctgcTCTCCCACGACTGGGAAGAGTTGTCCCAGTTTCAAAGGCTGGCTGAGCACTCCAGCTGCCCAAGGAAACCCCACAGGGTACGAGGGGGTTCGCATCCTCAGCTGGCGTCATTAGTACTCTGGTGTGGAGCCTGCTCATGCGCCAGTGCACGTCTCACCTGTGACAGTCAGGATCCGTGGtgtgctgagggcagagctcctcaCCCGGTTGTTCTCGTCCCTGTGCTGGTGCCCACACGAGTACATCCCCGCGCTGCTCCAGGTGACGTTCAGAATCACAGAGTAGCTCAGCTGCCCCCATTGGGCTTTCAGGCTGAACTCCTCCACCCCATCCTTGCATAAGACGATTCGGGTAGTAGGAGATTGCCCGACAATGGAGCAGCGAAGCAAAACCCATTCTCCCTCCTGAGCGTTGGAGGTGTTCAAGAAGAGATCGGGAGGTGGGAGGTCACCTGGAGAGATGGCACAGGGATGCCACAGGCTAGTGTTACGTTTGTGGGGACTGCAAAATGCAGTGGAAGAGACTCGGCTCCAGGGGTGCAGACCTGAGGAATCAACCCCCTCTCCCTTCCCGTCCCACTCCTTCACCACTCCTTTTTGGGACCCATCCCTGTGCTCATCCTCACCTGGGGAGCTGCAGATGTCCTGGGCGGTCGCACAGGCACCTGCAGCATGATGAAGAGAGGGGTTTGGTTAGAGGGACAGTGACAGGACTAACCCATGTGCCCCTGTCCTGGTCCCCCCCTGCGGAGTCCTTGTTGGGTGAGCAGCTTCCCACCCATGCACCTCCACATGGCATCTTCTCAGTCTCCTGGCTTACAATCACTGCTAGGccattttggttggttttgttgtaaCAGGTAGGTGACCCTGCCTCCCTAAGGCTCTCCAGCATCTGCCCAGTCCCACACTGTGACCCACACGTCCTTAGAGATGTTGGAGAAATATGCCCTTTGCTTGGAGCTGCACCGTGACTGGAGGAAGCAATCGTCTTCCTCCCCTCATCCAAGCAACTCTGCCCCTCATTGCTGCCCGGCTGCTCCGcacaccctgtccccatcctccccgctgcccaggacgtgccctctcctgccccgctcaGCACCCCTCCCGGCCTCAGCCCCCAGGCAAAGAGATGCCCCgactcacccagcagcagcagcaggaaggcagggCCAGAAGGAGACAGCCTGGCAcgtcccacctgccccaccatCTTTGGGGCGCTGCGGCAACAGCCTCTCCTCGAAGCGTCTGCTTTCCTctcagctggggacagccctTCAAGAGCTGCCTGGCCCGGGGCTTGCAGAGCCCCTGGGGCCGCTCCTGATGCATTTCCGTGGCCAGCAGGGCCTTTCCCACAGCGAGAGGCTGTGACGAGCGGGGGCCCTGCCTCAGCCCCCACTGCGGACACTGCGCCTGCAGAGTCCCTGCTTTCATTTCCCTGCGCTCAGACGCGGGAGCACGAGCCGTGTTTGCCTGTCCCTCGGGGGCAGCATTCTCCCTGCAAAGGGAGGTACCTGTGCTGGTACCCACACGCGCACGTCCCTGTGCTGGTACCCACACGCGTACGTCCCTGCGCTGCCCAGGGTGACGTTCAGCAGCACAAAGTAGCTCAGCTGCCCCTGTTGGGCTTTCAGGCTGTACACCTCCACTCCATCCTTGCAGAAGACAATTCGGGTAGCAGGGGAACCGGTCAGGATGAAGCACCCAGCCAGAACCGTGTCGCCAGGATGAGTATGTGATAAATCCAGGCTCAGACGAGGAGCAGGGAGGTCAcctggaaggcaggcagggatgcagggatgctgtgggccAGTGTTCCTCAATGTGGGGCTGCAAGACGACGTGGCTCAGAGAGGGAAGAGTCTCTCCTCCAAGGGCTTGTAGCCAGGACACAAAACCTGCTCCTCACCCCCTTCACACCTCCATTTCTGAACCCCTCCCTGTGCTCACCATCACCAGGGGAGCTGCAGATGTCCTGGGCGGTCACGCTGGCACCTGCAccgtggggcagagaggggggtGGTTAGAGGGACAGTGACCCGGCTCATCCAGATGACCGTGCCCCCATCCCCACTGCTGAGCTCTTGCCGGGCAAGCACCATCCCACCCGTGAGCGTCCATCATGCATCTCCCGGTCTCCTTGCTTGATTCCTCCCCAAGCCGATTCTGGGTGGGTTTGTGGATCCAGGGGGGTGACCCTGTCTCACCACGGCCCCACGTCCTCGcagtggcaggcagggcagcccttCTGGATTTTCAACACATTCACCGGCTGAATTTCTCCCgttctttccccctttttctccatGCTTTGCCTCACCTTACCCATTTCACAGCTCTGCATCCCGGCACTGAAGGGCCCCCAGTGAAGAGCCACCCCGTGTCCCAAATGCCACCTCTCTCTCTGCACTGCTCACAGACCACCGCAggcacaaagctgcttttcaccCAACATGACAGCTGCCGGCCCCGTCAGGAACGGGATTTCCATGTCACTCCAgcacaataaaaatgcaaagctctgtccgtccccttccccaggcacgTGTCACACAAGATGGTTTATCTGCCTGCGCAATAGAGCTTCCCCAGAGGGGACAGTGAATCCCCCCGTGGAGGACGGGCTCAGCCAGACTCAGCACCATCTCAGCCCAGCCCAGACACTGCTCCTCGCTGCAGCGGCTGGGCCTCAGGTCACCTTGCTCTAAAAAAAGCCCTCCCTTTCCCACATCAGCTCTCTCAGCAGCGAGGTAGTCGCCTCCCGCTCGCTCTGCAGCCTCAGAAGTCGACCACGCGACCGCTTGGCCAGACCACTCCTCTGCACGCACAGCAGTGGCTCTTCTCTTTCAAAAGGAGatttccctcccgctccccaacaTCAACCCAAGCGCTCCTTCAGCCAGGCCCGTGTCCCCAGCAGGCTTTGCTGGGCGCGAGCTGGCCTTGAAGCAgaactggaaacagcagcagcagctgcaaatctccaagcaaagggaaaaaattggtggctgtgggcagagggcTGGAAACTGGACCAGCTCTTTGCATGGCCATGGCCCCCGCTGGCTGTGTTCTGCACTGGGGGATGAATACGACAGGCTGCATGTTTCCACCCTGCTTAGGAAGGCATTGTCAGCACAGCATAGGCTTTGGAGTGACAGTACCCGAATTGGGTCAGGATGGGAGCTttgacaccccccctcccccccacaaaATTGTCCAAAAGCAGCTTCTTCCTCATCCACAAATCCCGCATCCCTGATGGGGAGGGCAGTCCGGTTAACCACGCGTCCCCCTGCCAGGTACGGCAAGGATCGATGCGGTCAACAGCATCCTCTGGAGAGAGGGACAGAGCCAGAAGAGAACGAATTGGCGTTCAGGTGCCTGCACCCCAGCAGGTTCCaccttcccagctcagccccaagCTGCAACGGTTCCCCAAACCCTAAAGGAGGGACACCCCCGCCCCAAGCACCACGAGAGCACCGGGGCTTTGGAGTTGCATTGCTAAACCCCTCCTCAAGCCCTGAGACACTGGAGGCGCGTGACTCCGCCAGCAAACCCCACCGTTATGCTATTTCTAGAAGACAGACGAGCCCTGGCCTTTTGTCGGTGGTTttactgggttaaaaaaaaatagctgcgGCAGGAAACCAGCCGTCCCTTCATAATGCAGCGTTTGAGGAGGCGGCTCTGCTCCCCCTCAGACACCCTCTCTGGAATCAGCTTGGGTGCGTCTAgggaaaattacctttaaaatgGTTCTGGCTTAttgttgtttgcatttttctttcaacacTCGGGAAATTTCTTGCGTTGTCCGTTGACTGGGATGAGCTGtagctgttttctgctgtttaaagatttttttattttcattttctccctgaTTTTCCGAAGGTTGTTCACGGCTAGAAAAGATGCAGACCACTGGAAAGCCTTGTAGGACCTCACCCCGTGTTGTCCCCAGCATCCAGCCTAAGCCCTGCCCAACAAGTCATGTTCTACCCTTGGGTTACCAGACAAGagaatcacagacagggaaatacaaatatatactTGAAAAGGAAACCGAAAGTGAACGACACGCAAAAGAAACAcgcaggagaggagagaaagggaagaaacggGTTTATTCCTGTTGAATTTCTGGCAGGTGCACTCCTTTGGCTTCAGAGTTTCTCCTTGGTGGACAtcatctccctgcctgccccacagaGCCGGCTTGACCCACCAGGGAATGATAGATCCCAATAAGGTGAATCCAACGCCCCGGGGATGGAGGGCAGGGAATAAACCCCATGATTGTGCAGAAAACGGGGAGGAcacatggggctgggagggtctGGCCCAGGGGAAGATGCGCACACGACCATGTAGACCCCTTTCCACCCACGCAGGCTCAGAGGAGGCTGGGCTGAAGAGCTGTCTCCCACTGCTCGTTGGGCAGACAGGGGTTCTACAAGCCTCAGCTCCGCTCTAGCCAAGTCTCTGAGCTCCTCCCAGTGGACATCTAAAGTGGCTTTAATCAAGCAAAGGTGGTGGAGCTCCAAGGTTGGTTTTTAGCAGGCAAAAGTATCTAATAACTCTGGAGATCCCCTAGGTTTCCTTCACAAGCCCAGGGCTTTGGAAACAGCACCTCCGCGTCAGCAGCTGTGTTGCATCTCGGTCTGTTGTCCGAGATACACacccaaaaaaaggagaaattaggaAACACTGTTCTTCCCAGTGACACTGAAAGGATATTGCATGTTTGTACTGCAAAGCAGGATTGTTACCGGAACCTTGGGGCTGAGGCTGTGGAGAAATTTGGGGGGAGCTGTTTTTCACCCAAGGATGCTGGAAACTTGCTGGGAGATGGTGTGTCCCGCTGGGGACAGTTGTGACATACCCCGAGCCACCCAAAAACAGGCGGCCACAAACATGGTGGAAAACACCATGACGAAGCAGCttctttttggggtgggggatgAAGGCACCCCATGTGTGTGCACCCAACACGGCAATACCCACCATCTACCACCACCCAGCTCATcctttctgctctctcctccccgAGAAGACGCTGGGTCATGCCCCGGGGGATGCGTCACGGGCAGGAAACCAAGTTCAGCTTCCCCTTTCCCCAACGACTTGGTCCTGGGGAGCTCAGCATGGCGAGAAGGAGCTGGCTGGCTGAGACTGTGGGTACCCTGTTCTGGCTGGCAGGTAGGTGGCCAGGAAGGCTGCTTGGGGGGCAATTTGGAGAGTCGTGCTGGGGGCAGCACCATGGGATGACGTGGGGTGGATTTTAAGCAGTGCCCTTGGGAAAGCTGCAGAGAGAAATTAAGTTGAAGCGCTAGCCGAGAGACAAAATTGTGAGTTTCTGGAGCGATTTTTAAGCAGTCCAACAGTCCAAAAACACAGGGtgggctctctggagggtctgAAAGTCCATCTCTGCTGTGGTGCGTTGTAGATAACCCTTGGCCAGTGACTTATTTTGGCCAGAGAGATGTAAGGTGGCAGCTCCCACAGAGGGAATTACATCCTTGCACTGATCCATGAGCACAGGGTTGGTCACTCTTGGGGTCCAGGCATGGTGTGGTTGTCCCTGGCTGAGCAGGAAGGGACAAGGCACCACCCAAAAGCCCTTTTTGCTCCTCGCTGGTGATTCCTGACCTCTTTCGTGCTAAGGTCTGCAGCATCTCCCCATCTTCTGCAAGCCTTCCCAAGGTTGGATGTCCAACCTCAAAGAGATGTCCTCGTCAAGGTGTCCTCTTCTACACCAGCAGATTATCTCAGACCAACCCCTTCTGCTGTCCCACACAGGTGCTGGTGGGATGGAGCCAGAGACCTGCAACTCTCCAGGTGAATGGAGTGGGTGGTTGGAAGAACCCTCCAGGTCAATATTGTAACATTGCCacctgctctggggagacccccctgcagcgctgcctccagctctggggcaccaacagcagaaggacacggagctgttgcagcggggccagaggaggccccggagatgctgggagggctggagcccctctgctgtggggacaggctgagagagctggggggcttcagcttggagaaggctccggggagaccttccagccccttccagtccctaaaggggctccaggaaagctggggagggactctggagcagggagggaagccatgggacaaggggtaacagttttaaactgggagaggggagatttgggtGAGATCttgtgaagaaattgtttgctgtgagggtggtgagcccctggcccaggttgcccagagaagctgtggctgccccatccctggaggggttcaaggcttttaatttgctattttcactgaaaagcttttaatttgctatttccactgaaaagcagCTACAAGGTCAACACTGAGGTCAGAGAGATGAGAAACTCATTGCTCATCTCCACACCATCACACCATGACCGGGTCTCTCTGCTCTCGCAGGTGACTTCCCCCCTCCGGCACTCTTCCCAAACTTCTCCTCGGCTCAGGAAGGTGACTTGATTCTTGCCCGGTGCGTTGTTTtttcccatgtccccatcacccaCATCTTCTTCTGCAAGAACGGGGTGGAGCTGGCAAAGCACCCGGTGGGAAAAGGCCAGTTCACCTCCACGCTCACCATCTGGCTTTCCGTGGAGAGCAGCGGCACCTACTCCTGCGGATACCAGCGCCGGAGCAGCCTTGGACAGATCCTGCTTTCAAGGTTGAGTGTCCCATGGGTCCTGACCACCAAAGGTGAGTGGAGGAGGGCATGGGGAGGTTGATCCTGCCCCCTATCAGGGACAGCCCTTGAGAAACCCCAGAAGTGGTTGCCCCTGTTTGCATAGACTCAAGGTCCTTGTAGTGCCAACCCAGTTGGGTCTTGACCAGCAAGACCAGTTCAGTGCAGAGATGCTCCTGGTTAACCCTAGGCCCCTGCAGTGCCAACAGGGTTGGGTCTTGATCAGCAAGACCAGTTCAGATGGTCCCAGTTAACGCCACCAGAGTATCCTGGGTCCAGCCTACTCCAAGGACTGGGAGAAGAGTGCAAGGAGTAGCCACACACCATCCCAAAGCTCAGTGCTTGGCCACGCTTTGGCAGCCCctgcagggtggggaggagggggtgacCCTTTCTCCACGTATTTGTTGTCCAGGTGAAAAGGACGACCAGGTGAAGAGGAACAGCACCGTTGCTACCAGCCCAGAGCTGCCAGCTGAAGGTAAGCGTCCCTGGTTTTCTGGATAAAGTTTGGCCAAACATCCTGGTTTCCAAGCTCCAAGATGCCACCAGTGACGCTACCAGCTTCGGGTTGCCCATACCCTTCTAATGGAAAttcctcatttttcctttcccGGGGGAATATAGACCTTCCCCGCAAAGCAGCTGAGATACGTGCTGCAGTCAACCTCACCTTCCCCTCACTCCTTGATGGGTGCTTGTGGCAAACGAGCTGAGGAAGGAACGATATTCCCAACCCTTTCCCAAGACCTGGAGGTCCCTGGATTGACCCCCTCCGAAGACCTGGAGGTCTGTGGGTTGAGTACGAGCTGCTGTGAGCTCTCCttgcagggaaaagagaaagcaaatacagGACTGCATGaggaggagcgtggccagcagagggctctggagatcccttccaatcGACACGAAGGTGGCTCTGCAGGCTTCCTAGCATGACCAAAAATGAACCACACAGCCCGGGATGTGGTGGGGATGATCCGGGGCTTGGCTTTACCCCGCTTGGCCCTGTGGGACCCAGTGTTCCTCCTCACCACCATCCGGTTTCTTTCTCCCAGGTCTGGGAGTCTCCATCAGCTTGGCCATGGCGGTCCTTCTCCTCCTGGCTCTGGCTTTGAgcctccatctcctcctgcagaTCGGTAAGAGAACGACCAGCCCTGTTGGGTGGTGCCCATTAAATGTCCTGCCGACTGGGGATTCACAGGTGCACGCACTAAAACTGAGCAAGATTAGGAGGGACGAAGCAGGCTTTGGGCCATCTGAGGGGGCTTTGGAAGCCCCCACCAGGGCATGGAGCTGGGTATGCTCTGTGGAGGCTCCTCTCTGCAGGGATGGTCCGACAAGACCTATTGACCTATCACCATGTCTCATTGGCAGGAAAGCGAGTCCAGCTGGCCAGGTTGAAGAGCTTCATGCTCCAGTAGAAGACCACAGCATTTCACAACCACCATGAGGAAAGAGACATCCAGGAGCCCCCGCAGTTGGAGGACCTGTTGCCAGACCAGAGAAATGCTCTGGGGGGCGGTCCGTGGCAAGGACCATGGTGAATTATCAGTTCCCAGTGGCCGTAGCAGGGGGAAACTGGCCCAAGATGCTGTCCATTGGCTCAAAGCCACCTGCACTGCATGTCCAACCACCAAGAGCACCTCTCCAGAGCCCTGGGGACCCAATTTCTTCATTTGCAGCATCAGAGACACAGAGACATCAGAGACAAAACACGCTGCCTGAGCCAGTTGCAGGAGAAGAGTTTGCTCCAGCTGTGAACATCATGGTGGCTCTTGggcataaataaattaaaaaggtcCGTTAATTACAAAGGTGGTTTGCGTCTGCTTGTTGGCCCTTTGCGTCGGTTTCTGAAGGTCTCATAGGTGCTTAATCCTCCAACAAATGGAGGTAGGAGCCTGAGTCCCACACAGGTCCTGGCTGTAGACCTTGCCTCGCATGGTTGAAGCCCATCAAGACATTGCCCAAAGGCATGTCCAGCACCAGGATCTGTTGCCAGCAGCACCCAAGCATGGCGGAGGATAAATCTGGAGGGTCTTCCCATCAGGAAAGTCCACCACAGGTCCCATTTGATCCACCAGACGTTTGAGAAGGATGAAGGggtgaagggaaaagggaaagggaaaggtgaaAGGAGTGTCACCCACTCCCTatctggagggagggaggctgaggggatgTGAGGTGGTGGAGAGGACTGATGGAGACATCTCTGCATGGCTTTGCCCCATGCCACCTCtcaaggtcttgcacctgggaaaacataatccaggagcgcagcacaggctgggatccaCCCATCTGGGGAGAAGGTCtgtggaaaaggatctgggggaCCTGATGGACAAGCTCAACATGAATGAAGAgcgtgctgctgcggcaaagcaAGCCAAtgggatgctgggttgcatcaacaagggcatcaccaggaGA includes these proteins:
- the LOC141735063 gene encoding uncharacterized protein LOC141735063 isoform X4 yields the protein MEPETCNSPGDFPPPALFPNFSSAQEGDLILARCVVFSHVPITHIFFCKNGVELAKHPVGKGQFTSTLTIWLSVESSGTYSCGYQRRSSLGQILLSRLSVPWVLTTKGEKDDQVKRNSTVATSPELPAEGLGVSISLAMAVLLLLALALSLHLLLQIGKRVQLARLKSFMLQ
- the LOC141735063 gene encoding uncharacterized protein LOC141735063 isoform X3, which gives rise to MARRSWLAETVGTLFWLAGDFPPPALFPNFSSAQEGDLILARCVVFSHVPITHIFFCKNGVELAKHPVGKGQFTSTLTIWLSVESSGTYSCGYQRRSSLGQILLSRLSVPWVLTTKGEKDDQVKRNSTVATSPELPAEGLGVSISLAMAVLLLLALALSLHLLLQIGKRVQLARLKSFMLQ
- the LOC141735063 gene encoding uncharacterized protein LOC141735063 isoform X2, which encodes MPRGMRHGQETKFSFPFPQRLGPGELSMARRSWLAETVGTLFWLAGAGGMEPETCNSPGDFPPPALFPNFSSAQEGDLILARCVVFSHVPITHIFFCKNGVELAKHPVGKGQFTSTLTIWLSVESSGTYSCGYQRRSSLGQILLSRLSVPWVLTTKGEKDDQVKRNSTVATSPELPAEGLGVSISLAMAVLLLLALALSLHLLLQIGKRVQLARLKSFMLQ
- the LOC141735063 gene encoding uncharacterized protein LOC141735063 isoform X1; this translates as MARRSWLAETVGTLFWLAGLQHLPIFCKPSQGWMSNLKEMSSSRCPLLHQQIISDQPLLLSHTGAGGMEPETCNSPGDFPPPALFPNFSSAQEGDLILARCVVFSHVPITHIFFCKNGVELAKHPVGKGQFTSTLTIWLSVESSGTYSCGYQRRSSLGQILLSRLSVPWVLTTKGEKDDQVKRNSTVATSPELPAEGLGVSISLAMAVLLLLALALSLHLLLQIGKRVQLARLKSFMLQ